One window of Ziziphus jujuba cultivar Dongzao chromosome 5, ASM3175591v1 genomic DNA carries:
- the LOC112492086 gene encoding UPF0481 protein At3g47200 produces the protein MEEKKMIYLNDFLQRNNVNLWQCFETVREGLEGLRSCYAEDLRYKENELELVKIIVVDAVFVVEVLLKCSGIGLRGDNDRMFNEWILSAVRTELLLLENQLPFFILEDLWWLGTKGYLSLKRYCYDFFLQNNFLKENEKCWEQLRPKHLLDLLRMFYEPASSTAQGQDGQQHSSCAAQTVLCIPNAKAEDEPVLCIPNATRLHEAGVELKMTKTNELLDIVFTNGTLEIPVLEISDDTESILRNLIAFEQCHNCKKSYLSHYARVMDYIINTPKDVDLLVEKGIVVNLLGHSDDVCTIINRLGDGVSISFGTNFHYARLYKEVDSHCKTPWHQWKATLKHDYFNTPWAIISFIAAVVLIVLTIIQTACSIISTKNGK, from the coding sequence ATGGaagagaagaaaatgatttaTCTAAACGATTTTCTTCAACGGAACAATGTAAATTTGTGGCAATGTTTTGAGACTGTACGTGAAGGCCTAGAAGGATTAAGAAGTTGTTACGCAGAAGATCTGCGGTACAAAGAAAATGAACTCGAACTCGTGAAGATCATTGTAGTGGATGCTGTTTTTGTTGTTGAGGTTTTATTGAAATGTTCGGGCATAGGATTACGAGGTGATAATGATAGAATGTTCAATGAATGGATATTAAGTGCTGTCAGGACTGAACTTCTGCTGCTTGAAAATCAGTTGCCCTTCTTTATCCTTGAGGATCTTTGGTGGTTAGGAACGAAAGGGTACCTTTCGCTGAAGCGATATTGCTACGATTTCTtcttacaaaataattttttaaaggaaaacgAAAAATGTTGGGAGCAATTAAGGCCAAAGCATTTACTTGATCTCCTGAGAATGTTTTATGAACCTGCATCATCGACGGCACAAGGTCAAGATGGACAACAACATTCTAGTTGTGCAGCTCAAACAGTTCTATGCATTCCTAATGCAAAAGCAGAGGATGAGCCAGTTCTATGCATTCCTAATGCGACCCGACTACATGAAGCGGGAGTTGAGCTTAAGATGACAAAAACAAACGAATTATTGGACATAGTTTTCACCAACGGGACTTTGGAAATTCCTGTATTGGAAATTAGTGATGACACAGAATCAATATTAAGAAACTTAATTGCCTTTGAGCAGTGCCACAATTGCAAAAAAAGTTACTTATCTCATTACGCAAGAGTGATGGATTACATTATCAACACTCCAAAGGACGTGGATTTACTTGTTGAAAAAGGAATTGTTGTGAATTTGTTAGGTCACAGCGATGATGTGTGTACCATAATCAACAGACTAGGAGATGGTGTCAGTATAAGCTTTGGAACTAATTTTCATTATGCTCGTCTTTACAAAGAAGTTGACTCACACTGCAAAACCCCATGGCACCAGTGGAAAGCAACCTTAAAACATGATTACTTCAACACACCATGGGCAATCATTTCTTTCATTGCTGCAGTTGTTCTAATCGTGCTTACCATTATACAGACAGCATGTTCTATTATCTCtactaaaaatggaaaatga